One genomic segment of Methanorbis rubei includes these proteins:
- a CDS encoding DUF1848 domain-containing protein, with the protein MIISASRRTDIPTCFPEWFCRRLSEGFCYVRNPYSQKITHVSLKAEHVDAIVFWTKNAGPLLPHLSRLDATGIPYYFQYTITPYGPDIETNLNKDHCIENFLELSDRIGKDRVLWRYDPILVTKKYSTEFHEEAFAKFCEKFSNATTRCTISFVDAYFSSPFRECTVSEMNTLAEKFSAIAENFGLPFFSCAERHCLSAFGITPSSCTDKNLCEDMCGHTLSLKKDLNQRPSCNCVESVDIGGYHTCRNGCLYCYASGGSVPKEHDSLSPLIFGIPGENEKIYDQNTLKSHDYQTNLFFT; encoded by the coding sequence TTCCGCAAGCAGACGAACCGACATCCCTACCTGTTTTCCGGAATGGTTTTGCAGACGACTTTCCGAAGGATTCTGTTATGTGCGCAACCCGTACTCACAAAAAATCACGCATGTTTCTTTGAAGGCGGAACATGTTGACGCGATTGTTTTCTGGACAAAAAATGCCGGACCTCTGTTGCCGCATCTTTCCCGTCTCGACGCAACTGGAATTCCATACTACTTTCAGTACACCATAACGCCATACGGCCCTGACATCGAAACGAATCTGAACAAGGATCACTGCATCGAAAATTTTCTTGAGTTGTCTGACCGCATTGGAAAGGATCGCGTGTTGTGGCGGTATGATCCGATCCTTGTCACGAAAAAATATTCGACAGAGTTTCACGAGGAAGCGTTTGCAAAATTTTGCGAAAAATTTTCCAATGCAACCACTCGCTGCACGATAAGTTTCGTTGACGCATACTTTTCCTCGCCGTTTCGTGAATGTACTGTCTCTGAGATGAACACACTCGCAGAAAAATTTTCTGCGATAGCAGAAAATTTTGGGCTGCCGTTTTTCTCCTGTGCGGAGAGACACTGCCTCTCCGCCTTCGGTATAACCCCTTCATCCTGCACCGACAAAAATTTGTGTGAGGATATGTGCGGCCATACACTTTCCCTCAAAAAAGATCTCAACCAACGCCCCTCATGTAACTGCGTGGAAAGTGTTGACATTGGCGGCTATCATACCTGCCGGAACGGATGTCTCTACTGTTATGCCTCAGGAGGTAGCGTGCCCAAAGAACACGATTCGCTCTCGCCGCTTATCTTTGGAATTCCCGGTGAGAATGAAAAGATATATGATCAAAATACACTGAAATCGCATGATTATCAGACAAATCTGTTTTTTACATGA
- a CDS encoding DUF1848 family protein, with protein sequence MELDAGRNFLVILSPSVISSATNPKDFVVVFPGTDITPSSCIDKYLCGLALSLKKDHNQRISCNCVESVDIGGYPACRKECHYCYASGDNVTTSHYPLSLLISGLTDKNELVCDQNTLKSHDYQTKLLFK encoded by the coding sequence ATGGAGCTTGATGCAGGGAGGAACTTTCTCGTGATTTTGTCGCCGTCTGTGATCTCTTCGGCAACAAATCCGAAGGATTTTGTGGTCGTGTTTCCCGGAACCGACATCACTCCCTCATCCTGCATTGACAAATATTTGTGCGGTCTCGCACTTTCCCTTAAAAAAGATCACAACCAGCGAATTTCATGCAACTGCGTGGAAAGTGTTGACATTGGCGGCTACCCTGCCTGCCGGAAAGAATGCCACTACTGTTATGCCTCAGGCGACAATGTGACAACATCACACTATCCTCTCTCACTGCTTATCTCAGGACTTACTGATAAAAATGAGCTTGTATGTGATCAAAATACACTAAAATCTCATGATTATCAGACAAAGCTGTTGTTCAAATGA
- a CDS encoding cache domain-containing protein translates to MEDALHEFIANQTKEIDADMQHTAAALTGVEDEKNITDILYELYWKYPDGPGVYRANASGDVIVTVPYTSMNDALNNPELQAIMESSFSNATDLRLEGPVYTQAYGEVMCLILPVYTVDGVYDGYICLGQSPEILTNRVSLCSADSCERYDVWIARPDGTVLWHPNSDLIGHNIQTSHLFDEFRPEMLPILEKSEGETSYRYRVLGYDTTVLEKQAVWRTVEIGGAPFRVVLINYHYVNPEVVLPENMTDVYLQDIVRSMYLYAGSHSKEQTFTEINDPNGLFAEKGVLTFAYDMNGTVLAHSTLPHMIGEQRLNYREAYSATNPIISMISRASQGGGFTHYYTPIPYSDHMATFDLCYVQSVDDTWFVGASIPVTDTLFTYSVETRDELHKNLENARKYLNEHGMEKTLEELMNPSGAFQTNNSSMFAAWYNGTLLTTSDILPYEIGENTFSMVSYHGGSIGREFVILAKSGGGFTYYDTDTGVYLIYIEPVDDTWYIGTGVRVGDSHPST, encoded by the coding sequence ATGGAAGACGCACTTCATGAGTTCATAGCGAACCAAACCAAAGAAATCGATGCAGATATGCAGCACACTGCAGCTGCACTTACCGGTGTTGAGGATGAAAAAAATATCACCGACATTTTGTATGAACTTTATTGGAAGTATCCTGACGGTCCCGGAGTTTATCGGGCGAACGCTTCTGGCGATGTCATTGTAACTGTACCATACACGAGTATGAATGATGCTCTCAATAATCCCGAACTTCAGGCGATCATGGAATCGTCATTTTCCAATGCCACTGATCTGAGACTTGAAGGCCCTGTTTACACCCAGGCCTACGGAGAGGTGATGTGTCTCATTCTGCCGGTGTATACTGTGGACGGCGTGTACGACGGATACATCTGTCTTGGTCAGTCCCCGGAAATCCTGACCAATCGCGTGTCTCTGTGTTCAGCAGATTCCTGCGAACGCTACGATGTGTGGATAGCCCGTCCTGACGGCACCGTCCTGTGGCATCCCAACTCTGACCTGATCGGACACAACATCCAGACGTCTCATCTGTTTGACGAGTTCAGACCTGAAATGCTGCCGATTCTGGAAAAATCCGAAGGAGAAACCTCATACAGGTACCGGGTGCTTGGCTATGACACTACTGTTCTTGAAAAACAGGCTGTGTGGAGGACCGTAGAAATTGGCGGCGCACCGTTCCGCGTGGTTCTGATAAACTACCATTATGTCAACCCGGAAGTTGTGCTTCCAGAAAATATGACGGATGTGTACCTGCAGGATATTGTGAGGTCCATGTACCTATATGCAGGATCCCACTCAAAAGAGCAGACCTTTACAGAAATTAATGATCCAAATGGTCTGTTCGCGGAGAAAGGAGTTCTCACGTTTGCCTATGACATGAACGGAACAGTGCTTGCTCACTCCACCCTTCCGCATATGATCGGAGAACAACGATTGAATTATCGGGAGGCATACAGTGCAACCAATCCAATTATCAGCATGATCAGCCGTGCCTCGCAGGGAGGAGGCTTTACGCATTATTATACTCCAATTCCGTACTCTGATCACATGGCCACATTTGATCTCTGCTATGTACAGTCGGTTGATGACACCTGGTTTGTCGGTGCTTCTATACCGGTAACCGATACCCTGTTCACGTATAGTGTTGAAACCAGAGATGAGCTGCATAAGAATCTGGAGAATGCGAGGAAGTACCTGAACGAACATGGGATGGAAAAAACGCTTGAGGAGCTAATGAATCCGTCCGGTGCTTTCCAGACAAATAACTCCTCGATGTTTGCGGCCTGGTATAACGGCACTCTGCTCACAACCTCGGATATTCTTCCGTATGAGATTGGTGAAAATACGTTCTCGATGGTCTCGTACCATGGCGGATCTATTGGCAGGGAGTTTGTGATTCTCGCAAAGTCCGGCGGAGGATTCACGTATTATGATACTGATACGGGAGTTTACCTGATCTATATTGAGCCGGTTGACGACACCTGGTATATAGGAACCGGAGTACGGGTTGGTGATTCCCACCCTTCAACCTGA
- a CDS encoding A24 family peptidase C-terminal domain-containing protein, giving the protein MYELLPLAVSAIAVLVTFLYASWQDIKTRTVLTNTWYPAAVIGGISVTYFWYQQYLQPSNVAVIVFAISIIVCVMMWMFARAGMFGWADAKAMILLAATVPITPFAAWIVPSLALSTLLNASVIALLVPLALLIQNILRKEKAPFWLMCSGMQVPGDTITKHFGFVAEEITDGDPITREFLPASSSIRALKKNSALSIRNLRECPEEYASELDLYRRAGAVWITYGVPFMIPITIGYILALFGFSLGDAILMVVFG; this is encoded by the coding sequence ATGTATGAACTCCTGCCTCTTGCCGTCTCCGCGATCGCGGTTCTCGTAACATTTCTCTACGCATCATGGCAGGACATCAAAACCCGTACCGTACTGACTAACACCTGGTACCCTGCGGCAGTCATCGGAGGAATTTCTGTCACATACTTCTGGTATCAGCAGTATCTCCAGCCCTCAAATGTGGCAGTAATTGTTTTTGCAATTTCCATAATCGTCTGTGTCATGATGTGGATGTTTGCAAGAGCAGGTATGTTCGGCTGGGCTGATGCAAAAGCGATGATTCTCCTCGCAGCAACAGTCCCCATCACACCGTTTGCCGCATGGATTGTTCCTTCCCTCGCCCTCTCAACTCTTCTGAACGCAAGCGTCATTGCGCTACTGGTACCGCTTGCGCTTCTCATACAAAATATTCTCCGCAAAGAAAAAGCCCCGTTCTGGCTGATGTGCTCAGGTATGCAGGTTCCAGGCGACACAATCACGAAACACTTCGGATTTGTCGCTGAAGAGATCACAGACGGTGATCCGATCACGAGAGAGTTCCTCCCTGCATCAAGCTCTATTCGTGCCCTGAAAAAAAATTCCGCTCTTTCGATTCGCAACCTCCGCGAATGTCCAGAAGAGTATGCAAGCGAACTCGACCTCTACCGGCGTGCGGGGGCCGTCTGGATCACCTACGGCGTTCCATTCATGATTCCAATCACTATCGGCTACATCCTCGCACTCTTCGGATTCAGTCTGGGTGATGCAATCCTGATGGTAGTGTTCGGATAA
- a CDS encoding carboxymuconolactone decarboxylase family protein — MTEPKIPCGGHNYKAGDMKQLEENIGHVPVFFRDLAKSDPAMHEAVLKLDNYIWSDGALSRKQKKLMAIAIAASMRDDHALHAQLQGAKHLGVTMAEVEEALRVTFMLAGMPSYVYGKTEAAEIFK, encoded by the coding sequence ATGACCGAACCAAAAATACCCTGCGGCGGCCACAACTACAAAGCTGGCGACATGAAACAACTTGAGGAAAATATCGGCCACGTTCCGGTCTTCTTCCGCGATCTCGCAAAGTCGGACCCTGCAATGCACGAGGCGGTCCTGAAGCTTGACAACTACATCTGGTCTGACGGCGCACTCTCGCGTAAACAGAAAAAACTGATGGCAATTGCAATTGCCGCATCAATGCGCGATGATCACGCATTGCACGCACAACTTCAGGGAGCAAAACACCTCGGTGTCACCATGGCCGAAGTGGAAGAAGCCCTTCGGGTTACCTTCATGCTTGCCGGCATGCCGTCCTATGTCTACGGCAAAACCGAAGCAGCAGAGATCTTCAAATAA
- a CDS encoding flavodoxin family protein has translation MTKKVLALFGSNLIGGNTDKLLTQAINGVEDAGCTVERINVAHVNAGPCNQTYSCMVEPTCAIEDGMKDAYRKLRQADGIIIATPVMTYGVPGALKSFMDRCQPFYMAKYYRKQPFITPEHVKIRRTLFICIGGMKDPDIFTGPILTTKAFCAIVDAKYADELLQNDMDTILNVDKKPELLAEAYEKGKALGERIVKMRDGE, from the coding sequence ATGACAAAAAAAGTGCTGGCGCTGTTCGGGAGCAATCTCATCGGAGGAAATACCGACAAACTCCTAACCCAGGCGATCAATGGAGTTGAGGACGCCGGCTGTACGGTTGAGCGGATCAATGTTGCCCATGTGAATGCAGGCCCCTGCAATCAGACCTACTCTTGCATGGTGGAACCGACGTGTGCGATTGAGGACGGCATGAAGGATGCCTACCGGAAACTCAGGCAGGCAGACGGTATTATTATTGCAACGCCGGTGATGACCTACGGAGTTCCAGGCGCACTGAAATCATTTATGGACCGGTGCCAGCCGTTTTACATGGCAAAATACTACCGCAAACAGCCGTTCATCACACCCGAACATGTGAAAATCCGCAGAACACTCTTCATCTGCATCGGAGGAATGAAGGATCCTGATATTTTTACCGGCCCGATCCTTACGACAAAAGCATTCTGCGCAATTGTGGATGCGAAATACGCTGACGAGCTGCTGCAGAACGATATGGATACCATTCTAAACGTCGACAAAAAACCCGAGCTTCTCGCAGAAGCGTACGAGAAGGGAAAGGCTCTCGGAGAACGCATCGTAAAAATGCGGGATGGGGAGTAA
- the uppS gene encoding polyprenyl diphosphate synthase: protein MSIRSVAEAVYAKRLRGKLSHIPSHVAIIQDGNRRFAKSRGMDTGYGHRLGADTSEKVLDWMGELGIRHVTFFAFSTENFRRPEEEKVELHQLFMDTFSKLMTDERVYRNEINVTMIGDRSLLDDELLQIIEETEVATKDHSRFFVHIAIAYGGRNEIVATAKKIVAAVRDGSIPVSQITPELVTKNMYQGISMPPVDLIIRTANDRRTSNFLPWMANGNEAAVCFCTPTWPEFRYVDMLRALRVYDERMSELSA from the coding sequence GTGAGTATCCGGTCGGTTGCCGAAGCGGTGTATGCGAAGAGGCTGCGCGGAAAGCTTTCGCATATCCCAAGTCACGTCGCTATAATTCAGGACGGCAACCGAAGGTTTGCAAAATCGCGGGGAATGGATACCGGTTACGGCCACCGTCTCGGCGCTGATACGAGCGAGAAGGTGCTTGACTGGATGGGCGAGCTCGGCATCCGTCACGTAACATTTTTTGCGTTTTCAACGGAAAATTTCCGAAGGCCTGAAGAGGAGAAGGTTGAGCTTCACCAGCTGTTCATGGATACGTTTTCAAAACTCATGACTGACGAGAGGGTCTATCGAAACGAGATCAATGTAACGATGATCGGGGATAGGTCGCTCCTTGACGATGAGCTTCTGCAAATAATTGAGGAGACGGAAGTTGCAACGAAAGATCATTCCAGATTTTTTGTGCATATTGCCATCGCCTACGGCGGAAGAAATGAGATTGTGGCAACCGCGAAAAAAATTGTGGCTGCTGTGCGGGACGGAAGTATTCCCGTGAGTCAGATTACTCCTGAACTCGTGACAAAAAATATGTATCAGGGTATTTCCATGCCGCCTGTTGATCTGATCATTCGCACGGCAAATGATCGCCGGACTTCGAATTTTCTTCCCTGGATGGCGAACGGCAATGAGGCGGCGGTCTGTTTCTGTACGCCGACCTGGCCCGAGTTCCGGTACGTGGATATGCTTCGGGCGCTGCGGGTTTATGATGAGCGGATGAGTGAATTGTCCGCATAA
- a CDS encoding radical SAM protein produces MAKDKLPKNLSEGCRLCYQGAKLVLFITGKCDRDCWYCPLSEERKNVDVIFANDQKITTPEEAIPEAEVMDALGTGVTGGEPLLELDRVVEFCTYLKNHFGPDHHIHLYTGHAPTLEELAALRPCVDEIRMHPPHEEWAGIMTSKFPESIANAKKMGFCVGIEVPSLAGLRHFFPLLDSLDFFNINQLEWGDSCAEAMRARKLEPENPLCNAIKGSTKWAGEINGHPKVHYCTSTFKDSVQLRERLKRIAMNSARPFDMITDDGTVMYGSMNPGNDLEMILPCLKAGSYYEEMTDGTIELDWQQMRKIPRKFGGERKIIERYPNDGMIVEVIPQ; encoded by the coding sequence ATGGCAAAGGACAAACTTCCGAAAAATCTCAGCGAGGGGTGCCGACTCTGTTATCAGGGAGCGAAGCTGGTGCTGTTCATCACCGGAAAATGCGACCGCGACTGCTGGTACTGCCCACTCTCTGAGGAACGTAAAAATGTGGATGTTATTTTTGCGAACGATCAGAAGATAACAACGCCTGAGGAAGCAATTCCTGAAGCAGAAGTGATGGACGCGCTTGGTACCGGAGTTACCGGCGGCGAGCCGCTGCTCGAACTCGACCGCGTGGTCGAGTTCTGTACGTATCTGAAAAATCATTTCGGCCCTGACCACCACATTCACCTCTACACCGGCCATGCCCCAACCCTTGAGGAGCTCGCAGCCCTGCGGCCCTGTGTTGATGAGATTCGGATGCATCCTCCGCACGAGGAGTGGGCCGGCATTATGACCTCCAAGTTCCCGGAGTCTATTGCGAATGCAAAGAAGATGGGATTTTGTGTGGGAATTGAGGTTCCGTCGCTTGCGGGACTTCGCCACTTTTTCCCGCTTCTTGACAGTCTGGACTTTTTCAACATCAACCAGCTCGAGTGGGGAGACAGCTGTGCTGAAGCGATGCGGGCGAGAAAACTTGAGCCGGAAAACCCTCTCTGCAATGCAATCAAGGGTTCGACGAAATGGGCGGGCGAGATCAACGGTCATCCGAAGGTTCACTACTGTACCTCGACGTTCAAGGACTCGGTTCAGCTTCGCGAACGGCTGAAACGGATTGCGATGAACTCGGCACGGCCGTTTGATATGATCACGGATGACGGCACCGTGATGTACGGCTCGATGAATCCGGGAAATGATCTGGAGATGATCCTTCCCTGTCTGAAGGCCGGCAGCTACTATGAGGAGATGACTGATGGAACAATCGAGCTCGACTGGCAGCAGATGCGCAAAATTCCCCGCAAGTTTGGCGGCGAGCGAAAGATTATCGAGCGGTATCCGAACGACGGGATGATTGTTGAGGTGATCCCGCAGTGA
- the lysS gene encoding lysine--tRNA ligase — protein sequence MNEKIHWADARAAGVPADKHQLIATGITPSGPIHLGNMREIMTGDMIFKALKSRSVDAELVYVADDFDPLRKVYPFLPASYEKYIGWPVSDIPCPCGKHKSYAEHFLDPFLSAIQELDIHPRIIRTSEAYRSGMFTEQIRLALVHAEEIKEILERVSGRKLEEGWTPYYPICGECGVISRATILSHDAEKHTVAYRCSCGHEGVSDYSKGEGKLVWRVDWPMRWSVYGVTIEPFGKDHASPGGSYDTGKYITKDIYGYNAPMPVTYEWISLKGRGEMHSSKGVVLTIRDMLEIVPPEVLRFLIAKTKPDKTIEFDPGMGLLRLIDEYDRAAAAGESREYQLSKIASPQTTIPFRHMVAVVQIAQTDDAIFDILKRSGYAIVDEHAVMDQADRAKRWLEMYAPEDVKFAIQQTLPEVAAAEPANVKAAVAAYAAAVAAGEWKADVLHNAVYDAATAAGITGKELFTAVYRAFLGADRGPRLGWFLEAMGREATLARLKEMAA from the coding sequence GTGAATGAAAAAATCCACTGGGCCGACGCCAGAGCCGCCGGCGTTCCGGCCGACAAACACCAGCTGATCGCCACAGGAATCACTCCTTCCGGACCGATTCACCTTGGAAACATGCGTGAAATCATGACCGGAGACATGATCTTCAAGGCACTGAAAAGCCGTAGTGTTGACGCAGAACTCGTCTATGTGGCAGATGACTTCGATCCACTCCGCAAAGTATACCCATTCCTCCCCGCCTCCTACGAAAAATATATCGGATGGCCGGTCTCAGACATCCCCTGTCCGTGCGGCAAACACAAAAGCTACGCAGAACACTTCCTTGACCCGTTCCTCTCCGCAATTCAGGAGCTTGATATTCATCCCCGCATTATTCGGACAAGCGAAGCCTACCGTTCCGGCATGTTCACCGAACAGATCAGACTCGCCCTCGTTCATGCAGAAGAGATCAAAGAGATCCTTGAGAGAGTCTCCGGCAGAAAACTTGAGGAAGGCTGGACCCCGTACTATCCGATCTGCGGAGAGTGCGGAGTCATCTCGCGGGCAACCATCCTTTCGCATGACGCAGAAAAACACACCGTGGCGTATAGATGTTCCTGCGGTCACGAAGGAGTCTCCGACTACTCCAAAGGCGAAGGAAAACTTGTCTGGCGTGTTGACTGGCCGATGCGCTGGTCAGTCTACGGCGTAACCATCGAACCCTTCGGAAAAGATCACGCCTCACCCGGAGGATCGTACGACACCGGCAAGTACATCACCAAAGATATCTACGGCTACAATGCCCCAATGCCGGTCACATATGAATGGATCAGCCTCAAAGGACGCGGCGAGATGCACTCATCCAAAGGAGTCGTTCTCACCATCCGCGACATGCTGGAAATCGTCCCGCCGGAAGTTCTCCGCTTCCTGATTGCAAAAACAAAACCTGATAAGACGATTGAGTTCGATCCGGGAATGGGCCTGCTCAGACTCATCGACGAGTACGACCGTGCCGCAGCAGCAGGCGAGTCACGCGAGTATCAACTCTCAAAAATTGCGTCTCCCCAGACAACCATTCCGTTCCGCCACATGGTCGCAGTCGTGCAGATTGCTCAGACTGATGACGCGATCTTTGACATCCTCAAACGCAGCGGCTACGCAATTGTGGACGAGCACGCAGTGATGGACCAGGCAGATCGTGCGAAGAGATGGCTCGAGATGTATGCGCCAGAAGATGTGAAGTTTGCAATTCAGCAGACTCTTCCGGAAGTCGCGGCAGCAGAACCTGCAAATGTCAAGGCAGCAGTTGCAGCCTATGCAGCAGCAGTTGCCGCAGGCGAGTGGAAAGCAGACGTCCTGCACAACGCAGTCTATGACGCAGCAACCGCCGCAGGCATTACCGGCAAGGAACTGTTCACCGCAGTTTACCGTGCATTCCTCGGAGCCGACCGAGGGCCCCGCCTCGGCTGGTTCCTGGAAGCAATGGGTCGCGAGGCAACACTTGCCCGGTTAAAAGAGATGGCCGCGTAA
- a CDS encoding methylated-DNA--[protein]-cysteine S-methyltransferase — translation MLKPLHGHGVIMRRMYYYQTPIGKIGMAEEDGFITNLWFPGTPAPVDADLWETPVLKRAAKQLGGYFAGGKHPFTVPLAPKGTEFMQSVWAELQKIPCGTTVSYQEIACRVGKKNAARAVGLANNKNPIPILIPCHRVIGKNGQLTGYRGGLAMKQKLLDLEKSG, via the coding sequence ATGCTTAAACCGCTTCACGGTCATGGTGTAATTATGCGCCGCATGTACTATTACCAGACACCTATCGGGAAAATCGGCATGGCGGAAGAGGATGGATTCATCACCAATCTCTGGTTTCCCGGAACCCCCGCTCCGGTAGACGCGGATTTGTGGGAGACGCCGGTTCTCAAACGCGCCGCAAAACAGCTTGGCGGATACTTTGCCGGAGGAAAACATCCGTTCACCGTCCCTCTCGCACCGAAAGGAACCGAGTTTATGCAAAGCGTCTGGGCCGAGCTGCAGAAAATTCCCTGCGGGACGACCGTGAGTTATCAGGAGATTGCATGCCGGGTCGGCAAAAAGAACGCTGCCCGGGCAGTGGGACTGGCAAACAACAAAAATCCGATTCCAATTCTGATCCCCTGTCATCGTGTTATCGGAAAAAACGGGCAGCTGACCGGATACCGCGGCGGACTTGCAATGAAACAGAAGCTGCTGGATCTGGAGAAGTCAGGGTAG
- a CDS encoding alpha/beta hydrolase: protein MPRTIRIPFTGGDPVLIRGRSSFLLVARATEKFPLIIETDTEELVQGVYPNDLIVVSAPEGGEVVPALYLLEMVATHHLPVIALGKSHPASRRISYVVSAAEKIEMRCDIRRGTHPEQHLLCTADEFAGMILFANENNLVIENCREEISVSQLVWELSITEVQQKSFD from the coding sequence ATGCCAAGAACGATCCGGATTCCGTTTACCGGAGGTGACCCTGTCCTCATCAGAGGACGCTCTTCCTTTTTGCTTGTTGCCCGCGCAACGGAAAAATTTCCGCTGATTATTGAAACCGATACCGAAGAGCTGGTGCAGGGAGTATATCCTAACGATCTGATTGTTGTTTCCGCTCCCGAAGGCGGCGAAGTCGTTCCGGCGCTGTATCTTCTGGAGATGGTAGCAACCCATCACCTGCCGGTGATTGCTCTTGGAAAGAGTCATCCGGCAAGTCGCCGGATTTCGTACGTTGTCTCTGCTGCGGAAAAAATTGAGATGCGTTGCGATATCAGACGAGGAACCCATCCCGAGCAGCATCTTCTCTGCACGGCAGACGAGTTTGCCGGAATGATTCTGTTCGCAAATGAAAATAATCTCGTGATTGAAAACTGCCGCGAGGAAATTTCCGTGTCACAACTCGTGTGGGAGCTTTCGATCACCGAAGTTCAGCAGAAAAGTTTTGACTGA
- a CDS encoding SPL family radical SAM protein — translation MQTIPAKTILSAYRENGWFATNYTANLYRGCSHNCIYCDSRSECYGIDDFATVRAKDRALAILEQELPARKKKGAIITGAMSDPYNSLEKTLELTRGFLRLCDRYHFGVVALTKSDLVSRDIDLFAAVGEHSPAAVNITITAASDEVAKIIEPHASSSSDRFAAIEKLSAKNILCGVILLPTLPFITDTRENITEIVKRAADAGAAWVYAEKNFAVSLRDRQRTYFYERLDEHFPGTRERYEKTYGESYWCGSREPALQETFVRSCEKCGVLFRHEEIDAKILGKKKDVQSKLFC, via the coding sequence ATGCAGACGATTCCCGCAAAAACCATCCTCTCCGCATACCGCGAAAACGGATGGTTCGCGACCAATTACACCGCAAACCTCTACCGCGGTTGTTCCCACAACTGTATCTACTGCGACAGCAGAAGCGAGTGCTACGGAATCGATGACTTTGCAACCGTCCGGGCAAAAGATCGGGCTCTTGCAATCCTTGAACAAGAGTTGCCTGCAAGGAAAAAGAAAGGAGCGATCATTACCGGAGCGATGAGCGATCCCTACAATTCACTCGAAAAAACCCTGGAACTCACCCGCGGATTTCTCCGACTCTGTGACAGATATCACTTCGGCGTCGTCGCCCTCACCAAATCCGATCTCGTCAGCCGCGACATCGACCTCTTTGCCGCAGTCGGAGAACACTCTCCCGCAGCAGTAAACATCACCATCACCGCCGCAAGCGACGAAGTCGCCAAAATCATCGAACCGCATGCCTCTTCCTCCTCGGATCGCTTCGCAGCAATCGAAAAACTTTCCGCGAAAAATATTTTGTGCGGAGTAATCCTTCTCCCAACCCTCCCGTTCATCACCGACACCAGAGAAAATATCACCGAGATCGTGAAACGTGCCGCAGACGCGGGAGCTGCATGGGTTTACGCAGAAAAAAATTTCGCCGTCTCGCTGCGTGACCGGCAGCGAACCTACTTCTACGAACGACTCGACGAACATTTTCCCGGGACTCGCGAGCGATACGAAAAAACCTACGGAGAATCCTACTGGTGCGGCTCAAGAGAGCCGGCACTTCAGGAAACATTTGTTCGCAGTTGTGAGAAATGCGGCGTCCTCTTCAGACACGAAGAGATCGATGCAAAAATTTTGGGAAAGAAAAAAGATGTTCAGTCAAAACTTTTCTGCTGA